The following proteins come from a genomic window of Sorghum bicolor cultivar BTx623 chromosome 3, Sorghum_bicolor_NCBIv3, whole genome shotgun sequence:
- the LOC8059142 gene encoding probable LRR receptor-like serine/threonine-protein kinase At3g47570, whose amino-acid sequence MCTKALCAAMSWVSLLLLSASMLMLVSTLVAAEGEDEEAALLAFKAAATSGGGYGDDPLASWNRSTTGGGGYCSWEGVRCRGTRPRVVALSLPSHGLTGVLSPAIGNLSSLRVLDLDSNGFSGNIPGSLGRLRHLHTLDLSRNAFSGSLPTNLSSCTSLITLVLDFNNLSGNIPSELGDKLKHLKELSLQNNSFTGRIPASLANLTSLSLLDLAFNLLEGTIPKGLGVLKDLRGLALAFNNLSGETPISLYNLSSLEILQIQSNMLSGSIPTDIGNMFPSMRGLGLFTNRFTGTIPTSLSNLTSLQELHLADNMLSGYVPRTIGRLRALQKLYLYKNMLQANDWEGWEFITSLSNCSQLQQLQINNNADLTGLLPSSIVNLSTNLQLLHFGATGIWGSIPSTIGNLVGLEFLGANDASISGVIPDSIGKLGNLSGVSLYNSNLSGQIPSSIGNLSKLAFVYAHSANLEGPIPTSIGKLKSLQALDFAMNHLNGSIPREIFQLSLIYLDLSSNSLSGPLPSQIGSLQNLNQLFLSGNQLSGEIPESIGNCVVLQDLWLGNNFFNGSIPQYLNKGLTTLNLSMNRLSGTIPGALGSISGLEQLCLAHNNLSGPIPTVLQNLTSLFKLDLSFNNLQGEVPKEGIFRNFANLSITGNNQLCGGIPQLNLVPCKTDSAKKKRRRKLKYLRIALATTFALLLLAVVVALVRLIYRKQTRRQKGAFGPPMDEEQYERVSFHALSNGTNGFSEANLLGKGSFGTVYKCAFQAEGTVVAVKVFNLEQPGSNKSFVAECEALRRVRHRCLMKIITCCSSINEQGRDFKALVFEFMPNGGLNRWLHIESGMPTLENTLSLGQRLDIAVDIMDALDYLHNHCQPPIIHCDLKPSNILLAEDMSARVGDFGISRIISASESIIPQNSSTTIGIRGSIGYVAPEYGEGSSVTTFGDVYSLGILLLEIFTGKSPTDDMFRGSMDLHKFSEDALPDKIWEIADTTMWLHTGTYDSNTRNIIEKCLVHVISLGLSCSRKQPRERTLIQDAVNEMHAIRDSFLKFARALVVEDEAGTLSQ is encoded by the exons ATGTGTACCAAAGCATTATGCGCGGCAATGTCGTGGGTGTCCCTGCTGCTGCTCTCCGCCTCCATGTTGATGCTGGTCTCGACGCTGGTGGCTGCAGAAGGCGAGGACGAGGAGGCCGCGCTGCTGGCCTTCAAGGCCGCGGCGACCAGCGGCGGCGGTTACGGCGACGACCCGCTAGCTTCGTGGAACCGCAGCACCACCGGTGGCGGTGGGTACTGCAGCTGGGAGGGGGTGAGGTGCCGGGGCACACGCCCCCGAGTGGTGGCGTTGAGCCTCCCGTCCCATGGGCTCACCGGCGTCCTCTCGCCTGCCATTGGTAACCTATCATCTTTGAGGGTTCTGGACCTGGACTCTAATGGATTCAGTGGGAACATCCCCGGGAGCCTCGGTCGTCTACGCCATCTCCATACCCTCGACTTGAGTCGCAATGCCTTCTCTGGCTCACTCCCCACCAACTTGAGCTCTTGCACCAGTCTAATAACGTTGGTCCTTGATTTTAACAACCTCAGCGGGAACATACCCTCTGAGCTCGGTGACAAGCTCAAGCACCTCAAGGAGCTCAGCCTGCAGAACAACAGCTTCACTGGAAGGATTCCAGCGTCGCTGGCCAACTTGACATCATTGAGTCTTCTTGATCTCGCGTTCAACCTGCTCGAGGGTACTATCCCCAAGGGCCTTGGAGTCCTCAAGGACCTTAGGGGTCTTGCGCTTGCCTTCAACAACCTCTCTGGCGAGACCCCTATATCCCTTTACAATTTGTCTTCCTTGGAAATTTTGCAGATTCAGTCCAACATGCTCAGCGGTAGCATTCCCACCGATATTGGCAACATGTTCCCCAGCATGCGAGGACTTGGTCTTTTTACAAACCGGTTCACTGGGACCATCCCTACTTCACTCTCCAACCTCACATCACTTCAGGAACTCCACCTCGCGGACAATATGCTTAGTGGATATGTGCCTCGCACGATTGGGAGACTACGGGCTCTGCAAAAGCTATACTTGTACAAAAACATGCTACAAGCTAACGACTGGGAGGGGTGGGAATTTATCACTTCTTTGTCAAACTGCAGCCAGCTCCAACAATTACAAATCAACAACAACGCCGATTTGACTGGACTGCTACCAAGCTCAATAGTGAATCTCTCTACAAACCTGCAGCTCCTCCACTTTGGCGCTACTGGGATTTGGGGAAGCATCCCCTCGACCATCGGCAATCTGGTGGGCCTTGAATTCCTTGGTGCTAATGATGCCTCCATATCCGGAGTAATTCCAGATAGCATCGGCAAGCTAGGAAACTTGAGTGGGGTTTCTCTGTACAATAGTAACTTGTCCGGTCAAATACCTTCATCTATTGGAAATCTCTCAAAGTTAGCTTTCGTTTATGCCCATAGTGCCAATCTAGAGGGGCCAATTCCAACAAGCATTGGGAAGTTGAAGAGTTTACAAGCCCTTGATTTCGCAATGAACCACCTGAACGGTTCAATTCCAAGAGAGATTTTTCAACTTTCTTTGATTTACTTAGACTTGTCATCCAATTCACTATCAGGACCTCTTCCCTCCCAGATCGGTAGCTTACAGAACCTTAACCAACTATTTCTATCTGGAAACCAGTTGTCTGGCGAGATACCTGAAAGTATTGGGAACTGCGTTGTGCTGCAAGACCTTTGGTTGGGCAATAACTTCTTTAACGGAAGCATACCTCAAtacctcaacaagggtctaactacACTCAACCTGTCAATGAATAGGTTGTCTGGTACTATTCCCGGTGCCTTAGGAAGTATCAGCGGCCTGGAACAATTGTGTCTGGCGCACAACAATTTGTCAGGACCAATCCCTACAGTTCTACAGAATTTGACATCATTGTTCAAGTTGGATTTGTCCTTCAACAATCTGCAAGGGGAAGTGCCAAAAGAAGGGATTTTCAGAAATTTTGCTAACCTGTCGATCACTGGAAATAACCAGCTTTGTGGAGGAATACCTCAGCTTAATTTAGTTCCATGCAAGACAGATTCTGCGAAAAAGAAGAGAAGACGGAAACTGAAGTATCTTAGAATAGCACTAGCAACAACCTTTGCACTCTTATTATTAGCTGTTGTTGTTGCACTCGTTCGCTTGATCTACAGGAAGCAAACACGAAGGCAGAAGGGCGCATTTGGACCACCAATGGATGAGGAACAGTATGAAAGGGTTTCTTTTCATGCATTATCAAATGGAACAAATGGATTCTCAGAAGCCAATTTGCTTGGTAAGGGCAGCTTTGGGACAGTCTACAAATGTGCTTTTCAAGCTGAGGGAACTGTTGTAGCTGTAAAGGTTTTTAACCTTGAACAACCGGGTTCTAATAAAAGTTTTGTAGCTGAATGTGAGGCACTGAGAAGGGTGCGCCACCGCTGCCTCATGAAGATCATCACATGCTGCTCAAGCATCAATGAACAAGGTCGGGATTTCAAGGCATTGGTTTTTGAGTTCATGCCAAATGGTGGCTTGAATCGTTGGCTCCATATAGAATCTGGCATGCCCACTTTGGAGAATACTCTCAGCCTTGGACAAAGGCTCGATATCGCTGTCGATATCATGGATGCTCTGGATTATCTTCATAATCACTGCCAGCCACCAATCATCCACTGCGATCTCAAACCAAGCAACATCCTTCTTGCAGAAGACATGAGCGCCCGAGTTGGAGATTTTGGCATATCTAGAATCATTTCAGCAAGCGAAAGTATAATTCCGCAAAATTCTAGTACCACAATTGGCATAAGAGGGTCCATTGGCTATGTTGCTCCTG AGTACGGTGAAGGTTCTTCAGTCACAACTTTTGGTGATGTTTATAGCCTTGGCATATTGCTGCTTGAGATTTTCACAGGGAAGAGCCCAACAGATGATATGTTTAGAGGTTCAATGGATCTACATAAGTTTTCTGAGGATGCTCTTCCAGATAAAATCTGGGAGATAGCTGATACGACAATGTGGCTGCACACCGGCACCTATGACAGCAATACAAGAAACATAATTGAGAAATGTTTGGTCCATGTCATTTCTCTTGGGTTATCCTGCTCACGAAAACAACCTAGGGAGAGGACACTGATACAAGATGCGGTCAATGAGATGCATGCTATCAGAGATTCATTCCTCAAATTTGCTAGAGCTCTTGTGGTGGAAGATGAAGCAGGAACGCTTTCACAGTAA
- the LOC8059216 gene encoding hydroxycinnamoyltransferase 4 isoform X1, which translates to MKSAMGFEVQVIESSFVTPSEPAPRKGLWLSSLDLWLANQGHTPTIYLYSSSNDAAAADHFFDVARLKEAMARALVAFYPLAGRLGVNDADGRIEISCNGEGALFVVARADDFTANDVKKFKPSPELRRLFVPLIEPLSIILAVQVTFLKCGGVVLGTALHHAAVDALSAFHFFQTWSAFSKHGDRATLELPCHDRDLLRARSPPTVHPDALLTFYPKHTFFDLSGPLAIKVFTISRDQVASLKYLCGGGTSTFCAVSALVWQCTCIARRLSPDSEARLTFPADLRQRMRPPLPSSYIGNAVFYLGITSTGQDIATEVLGSVAGRIRGAIDQMDDELVRSAIDYFEMAEMDSRPPRGTLSQTVLHIFSWLGRPQYDADFGWGKPELMSLAESQCGGFVNLMNDDDGAGNGGVRLHMCMEAVNIKEMEQLLYAKLALAAFATRKGTSYDDYLSR; encoded by the exons ATGAAATCAGCGATGGGTTTCGAGGTGCAGGTGATAGAGTCGTCGTTTGTAACGCCCAGCGAGCCGGCACCGAGGAAGGGGCTCTGGCTGTCCTCCTTGGACCTCTGGCTGGCCAACCAAGGCCACACTCCGACGATCTATCTGTATAGCAGCTCCAACGATGCTGCTGCGGCTGATCATTTCTTCGACGTGGCTAGGCTCAAGGAGGCTATGGCCAGAGCCTTGGTGGCCTTCTACCCCCTCGCCGGCCGCCTCGGCGTCAACGACGCCGACGGCAGGATAGAGATCAGCTGTAATGGCGAAGGTGCACTCTTTGTTGTCGCTCGAGCTGATGATTTCACTGCCAATGACGTAAAGAAATTCAAGCCGTCGCCAGAGCTTAGGAGgctgtttgttccactcattgaGCCATTGTCCATCATTTTGGCCGTACAG GTGACATTCTTGAAGTGTGGTGGGGTGGTGTTAGGGACAGCTCTCCACCATGCCGCTGTTGACGCCTTAAGTGCGTTCCACTTCTTTCAGACATGGTCGGCCTTCTCCAAGCATGGCGACCGAGCTACTTTGGAGCTCCCATGCCATGACCGTGACCTACTCCGTGCACGGTCTCCGCCCACAGTCCACCCCGATGCACTCTTGACGTTCTACCCTAAGCACACCTTCTTCGACCTGTCAGGACCTCTTGCCATTAAAGTCTTTACTATTTCCAGGGACCAGGTCGCCTCCTTAAAGTACCTTTGCGGTGGCGGCACGAGCACCTTCTGTGCCGTGAGTGCTCTCGTGTGGCAGTGCACGTGCATTGCACGTCGGCTCTCACCTGATTCTGAAGCACGTCTCACGTTCCCGGCTGACCTCCGACAAAGGATGAGGCCGCCCCTCCCAAGCAGCTACATCGGCAATGCGGTATTTTATCTAGGCATCACCAGCACAGGGCAAGATATTGCCACGGAGGTGTTGGGATCCGTCGCTGGCCGCATCAGAGGCGCCATCGATCAGATGGATGACGAGCTAGTGCGCTCCGCTATCGATTACTTTGAGATGGCCGAGATGGATAGCCGACCTCCAAGGGGCACCTTGTCGCAGACGGTCCTGCATATTTTCAGCTGGTTGGGCAGACCACAATACGATGCAGATTTTGGGTGGGGGAAGCCAGAGTTGATGTCACTGGCGGAGAGCCAATGCGGGGGATTTGTGAACTTGATGAACGATGACGATGGTGCTGGCAACGGTGGCGTCCGTTTGCACATGTGCATGGAGGCTGTAAATATAAAGGAGATGGAGCAACTACTTTATGCAAAGCTAGCTCTAGCAGCTTTTGCTACTAGGAAAGGTACTTCATACGATGATTACCTGTCTCGATAA
- the LOC8059216 gene encoding hydroxycinnamoyltransferase 4 isoform X2 — MKSAMGFEVQVIESSFVTPSEPAPRKGLWLSSLDLWLANQGHTPTIYLYSSSNDAAAADHFFDVARLKEAMARALVAFYPLAGRLGVNDADGRIEISCNGEGALFVVARADDFTANDVKKFKPSPELRRLFVPLIEPLSIILAVQVTFLKCGGVVLGTALHHAAVDALSAFHFFQTWSAFSKHGDRATLELPCHDRDLLRARDQVASLKYLCGGGTSTFCAVSALVWQCTCIARRLSPDSEARLTFPADLRQRMRPPLPSSYIGNAVFYLGITSTGQDIATEVLGSVAGRIRGAIDQMDDELVRSAIDYFEMAEMDSRPPRGTLSQTVLHIFSWLGRPQYDADFGWGKPELMSLAESQCGGFVNLMNDDDGAGNGGVRLHMCMEAVNIKEMEQLLYAKLALAAFATRKGTSYDDYLSR; from the exons ATGAAATCAGCGATGGGTTTCGAGGTGCAGGTGATAGAGTCGTCGTTTGTAACGCCCAGCGAGCCGGCACCGAGGAAGGGGCTCTGGCTGTCCTCCTTGGACCTCTGGCTGGCCAACCAAGGCCACACTCCGACGATCTATCTGTATAGCAGCTCCAACGATGCTGCTGCGGCTGATCATTTCTTCGACGTGGCTAGGCTCAAGGAGGCTATGGCCAGAGCCTTGGTGGCCTTCTACCCCCTCGCCGGCCGCCTCGGCGTCAACGACGCCGACGGCAGGATAGAGATCAGCTGTAATGGCGAAGGTGCACTCTTTGTTGTCGCTCGAGCTGATGATTTCACTGCCAATGACGTAAAGAAATTCAAGCCGTCGCCAGAGCTTAGGAGgctgtttgttccactcattgaGCCATTGTCCATCATTTTGGCCGTACAG GTGACATTCTTGAAGTGTGGTGGGGTGGTGTTAGGGACAGCTCTCCACCATGCCGCTGTTGACGCCTTAAGTGCGTTCCACTTCTTTCAGACATGGTCGGCCTTCTCCAAGCATGGCGACCGAGCTACTTTGGAGCTCCCATGCCATGACCGTGACCTACTCCGTGCACG GGACCAGGTCGCCTCCTTAAAGTACCTTTGCGGTGGCGGCACGAGCACCTTCTGTGCCGTGAGTGCTCTCGTGTGGCAGTGCACGTGCATTGCACGTCGGCTCTCACCTGATTCTGAAGCACGTCTCACGTTCCCGGCTGACCTCCGACAAAGGATGAGGCCGCCCCTCCCAAGCAGCTACATCGGCAATGCGGTATTTTATCTAGGCATCACCAGCACAGGGCAAGATATTGCCACGGAGGTGTTGGGATCCGTCGCTGGCCGCATCAGAGGCGCCATCGATCAGATGGATGACGAGCTAGTGCGCTCCGCTATCGATTACTTTGAGATGGCCGAGATGGATAGCCGACCTCCAAGGGGCACCTTGTCGCAGACGGTCCTGCATATTTTCAGCTGGTTGGGCAGACCACAATACGATGCAGATTTTGGGTGGGGGAAGCCAGAGTTGATGTCACTGGCGGAGAGCCAATGCGGGGGATTTGTGAACTTGATGAACGATGACGATGGTGCTGGCAACGGTGGCGTCCGTTTGCACATGTGCATGGAGGCTGTAAATATAAAGGAGATGGAGCAACTACTTTATGCAAAGCTAGCTCTAGCAGCTTTTGCTACTAGGAAAGGTACTTCATACGATGATTACCTGTCTCGATAA